The Glycine max cultivar Williams 82 chromosome 3, Glycine_max_v4.0, whole genome shotgun sequence sequence AAATCTTCTTAAATTTGGAATACAGgattttaattgttatattttaataatcgattaaataattttttggagTGAAGTAAtgcattgcaattttatttttgtactaCCGTGCCATTTTGTTAAGTTATTTTACCACTTCATTCTATTGTTTTCTAGTTAATATAAGAGTTTAATGGTTGTATgcacttataatttattttggttttttctttttattctattatGTTGTACAATCACAAATTATCCTTAATATAGATTCATGATAGTtgttgtaaaataatatttttaattattattaaatattgaaaCGCTCAACTttagattttgaaaaaatattgtctTTTGGTATCATGTACGAGAATATGTCAGTGTTACTTCTCTCTACACTGGAAACTGGTTGGCAGCAGTGGAAGTAAAATGTGACTTCAATTCACATGTAATTTCAAAGTTGAAATTTAAAAgtgtaattataaatataaactcAATTATCTTacaatttactttcattttaattttttcttcctatttcTATCTTCCCCATtataaggtatatatatatatatatatattgaaaaaagaTAAGATCCGTTATCAATTCATCGCATCAATAGTTCTTATTGTATAAAATTGACGatttaaatgagtaatttaactaGAATTGTAGATTAGTTTTACACTATATAATCTAATTATAATTGTTATACCAAATAAGATTAttaatttgtgtaaaaaaaatgctttctaAATAATTTACGATTagaaatctcaaataatttactaagataaagttttatatTCTATGAATATTCTATCCCTAAAAAGGAATATATCACACCGTTTAATCCAAATTAATAACTGCACGTAACACTTTTACATTCAGTAAGAATAAATCCtggttaaattatattttctcttgttgaatatctaaattaaatAATCTTGAAGTCAAGATCATCCGATCACATGATTATAAATGATAAAGACTCCATTCATTGTCATTACCatggaaatcaaatttaaagttTGAAATTGAAAGAGTCAAATTAGTAATATTTGAACGGCAGCAGAGGGAGCCTTCCCTCTCACGGTTAATACAGTTAAAGAAATACGTGGTGAATCTTGGTTGTGCCGTGTTACATGCAATGAGCATAATAACTGAATAGAAAACAAAGGGAATATTCCCGCAGTATTCTTGAGTTAAGCTTAAAAAAGTGACTATATAAGCCCTTTGCTctctattttatatatacacaGAAGAATGTATAGAGAAGCAGCGGTGAAGAAAGAGGAATACCAAGTGTTGGAAGAACTCGGGCGAGGCCGTTTCGGCACCGTGTTCCGCTGCTTCCACCGCACTTCAAACAAATTCTACGCGGCTAAACTCATCGAGAAGCGCAGACTCCTAAACGAGGACAGGCGCTGCATCGAAATGGAGGCCAAGGCCATGAGCTTCCTCTCTCCACACCCAAACATCCTCCAAATCATGGACGCCTTCGAGGACGCCGACTCCTGCTCCATAGTCCTGGAGCTCTGCCAGCCACACACCCTCTTGGACCGCATCGCCGCCCAAGGCCCCTTGACGGAGCCCCACGCCGCCAGCCTCCTCAAACAGCTTCTGGAGGCCGTGGCGCACTGCCACGCCCAGGGACTCGCGCACAGGGACATCAAGCCGGAAAACATCCTGTTCGATGAAGGGAACAAGCTTAAGCTCTCAGACTTCGGGTCCGCCGAGTGGTTGGGTGAGGGGAGTAGCATGAGCGGTGTGGTGGGGACGCCCTATTACGTTGCACCCGAAGTGATTATGGGGAGAGAGTACGATGAGAAGGTTGATGTGTGGAGCAGCGGGGTCATTCTTTACGCCATGTTGGCTGGCTTTCCACCCTTTTATGGAGAGTCTGCTCCCGAAATCTTTGAGTCTGTTTTGAGGGCTAATCTTAGGTTTCCCAGCCTAATCTTTAGCTCTGTTTCTGCACCTGCTAAGGACCTCCTTAGGAAAATGATTTCCAGGGATCCCTCTAACCGCATTTCCGCACATCAAGCCTTGCGTCAGTcttcttttcattaatattcCTCCATCTACTTTTTACTTCCAGGATTAAggattctttttctctctcttcttgcAGGACACCCGTGGATTTTGACTGGGGCTCTCACCACTGCAACTATATCCAATTTTCTCACTTAATTTGCTGGAATCAAGCTGTTTATGCTTCGAGTAGTCTTTCCTATTAGgttctgtttattttttctcaacGGACCCTTTTTACTAACTCATGTATAATAGAGGTTTAAAGAGTTTCAGTTTCGGATTGTATAGCAAATAAGAATCCTGCATTTCCCTCCCTTTTCCGtatctaattaaataaaatattataaatatttatctgcTTTATCTTTCGTctcatctttttcttctattttttttttatcacattatttatCATGTCTGTTaataaaagattatatataattatttggtCGAGAATTGTCAACCCAACATTCACTAAAATAGTGTGTGTGCGTTTTTTTCTTAATGGAAGTGGGCAGAAAACCCACAACCAAGATAGTTAATCACTTTCAAAACACAATTATCATtagatattattaattattcagTACAAACTTATAATTACATACAACATAATATATTTACTCTTAATCACTtgtgaaataatataaaaaacaattaaacatgTTCGATCATTATAACctttttattataacttttgTCTTATCTTATATTTCTCTTCGTTTTCTCCGTATTTCTTTTATGattctaaataatattataggAGTTTATtggatgaaaataataattcataaataaatggtTTGAAATTAAGGATGAAGTATGCGATGACGTTTGAGGGAGAGAAGCAGGTCTACTTATGAGGTTATTCAAGTCGCGTGATACGTTCCTTGTCATTTCTTTAGTCAGAGAAATATATTCTTTCCACCGCAATAATGTCtcaatgaattttcttttaCTCCGATTGTTCATTTGACCCTGGAAAGGAAAATTAACACAAATTCCATAAGTTGACTTAGGGctttttttgtatatatcaaTGTTAACTAAGGGTGATGAAATTGTCGGACAGCCGTGGATCTTGAGTGGTGGTGTGACTAACGGTGATGAAGGAatgatcaataaaatatttttcctccTTGTAGATCAAGGAAATTATTATATGAgtagtttttgtttattgtttgatGTTCAGAGGTTCAAAGAATTTCAGATTCTAATTAACTTCTAAATTAgtcaaaaaaatacttctaacTTACTAAAatgtctttatatatatatatatatatatatataactaactaAAATGTCTTACTAATTAACATGTAAGAAGTAAATATcatgtattttttcttcttttagtatGGAAAGTGCATGGGTGGTTGTATGCGATCAATCATAAGGAAGTAATGCTTTTCTAAgtttatacaatatatatagtaaaaaaaagatttttaaataaactaagCCAAAcacttttgcttctttttttatgtCGAGCAAGTTAAATTTTCAACCCCTTTATAAGGTTTTCGGATCCGGTACACCTCAAAAGCTTGTTATTACTACTTGTGACCATGCTCTGCCATGGCATTGGCATCCGTTCACCTTTTTCTTTGGGTTCTAGAAATGAAAATTCGATTAGTTCCATTCCCTACGTTGACGAGAGTGGGAGAAGCACGTCTATTTAATTATGACTTATGAGGTTCCTTGTCATTTTTCTATTTGAAGAATGTTTTTTCCACGATAACAATGTTTCGTtaggtttttttgttttactcttGATTCTTCATTTGACCATGGAAACTTAATAGTAGTTGTTCAGTGCTTTGGGTCCCCCGGGGTCTGAAGGTATATGTATGATTTTTCGTATTCTACGCCTTCATATATAGCTggcattatttttatattagtaaaaaataaaatgtatcatTGTTCAAACGAAATTTATATCGACAATTCGAGACATGCAACCCCGGTCAACCCTCGTATTTCATATACTAATGCCATTTTTGAACGAatgataataacaattcatacaAATACGAagcgaaaaaaaaaatgaagagaacaTTGAGCAGTTGTTGATTTATGAAAGGgtttaattttgcttttaaattttctaTCAAGCCTAATCAATGTCAATTTTTTATGTCAACTTCGTTCTAAACTTATAATTATctgaatgaaaattaaattgtttatttagtccctttgtttatttatttggttaaGTTTAGTCCCTTTATtgtcaataaatttaatttgatcccttaactttttttaaccacgactacaataattttattttaaaattgaaaaattgtaatagcttttattttattaaattttcttatttatatcttGATCTTTGATGCAAGCATCGCTAAGAGTCTAATAGTAAGTATTAAATAAGAgtgtatttgaaaaaaaaacgttAATTACacattaaaattctaaaataattattattttgaaaaaaaaatagaaggctAAAACAACTAAAGTTATAAAATGGAGGGAGTGTTTTTTATTCTATCTTCtttttctacattttttaatttattttccgtAAACGGTAGTGGGGTCATTAACACTAAATAACGCATCAAATTCCGAATTCCGTAACACAATATTTCATACTTGAAGAGTTGAAGgcgtaatttttatttatattggtGAGCACGCGAACCCACAAGAGCCAAAATAAGTGCTAATGAATCTTGGGCATTGAGTAAATGAAACAATCTTGAGAGTTCTATGTTAAACGCCTCAGAAAGATTCCAAGTTTTAGTAGGCatgatttataatttactattaGCAAATTGAATAACTTAATAATAGAAATGAGTGTGCCAAAGTATCCAATGCCAAGTCTATGTCCCAGCTGCTAATCACGGTGCTATCCATGTGACAcgttacttttttaaaattgctTCTAGTGTGATATTTTCCGTTAACAGCTacacaaaataattttctaagCGATTATTAACAAAGATGTTACATCATCTTGAATATTCCGCTGGGGGAGACGCTGTCTCACAATTCAATCATGCAGAATTTCAAATAGTAATCATAGAGTATAGGTAATTTGgattataacttataagattAAGATGAATGAGGGTCACTTTCATGTCCTCTTTCTTTGGATTTTGTCGTCCAATACGTAGTTGCTGCCATTGAAGATAGTCAATTGGCAGGAACATATGACGACGAAATAATACTGTGCAAGCGTGGACAAGGCATGTAAGGGCACATCAGCATAGGGtttcaattattaattactaattgATGGTGTTAATTACTAGGACTGCTCAACCTTAGCCATCAAACTGTGTGCTATTACAATAATTTTGGTTGAGGGTCGGCAGATTAATACCTTTTCAACTAAAAGTCACAGAGCCAGTTGTCTCGTACATGACCACTAATTTTGTCTTCAAAGCAAGTAATCATAACCCTTTGAGAGAAATATATCTATGGTGATGTAATGAGAGATTGATTGGATATACTTTAGTTAAAATGGATATAAAATaatgaagtatatatatatatatatgcgcgcGCGTCCTGCTGAATACAGATTTTAACTGCAACAAACTAACCACCACTGTTTTGCTTGAAAATAAtggagttttaattttttatttatcaaaaattcattaaattaaaaaataattctcaaTTATTCGATTTATTTGATCTTATATTttgataaactttttttaaacggtttcataaaaaaaatcaagaaaaaacttATGAATATCTCAACTAAAGTTATTAAGTAAATTTATATAAGTCTCGGAGGTTATAAGATTGgaaggagaagagagagagaaaaagtcacaaatttaatttttcttagttaataaaaaaataataaattaataattaatatttatcaataaaaaattatataactctCATTAAATAAATCAGAGTGTCAGATGCATGATATTTATTaggatttaataataaaaatcaaaataagatattctgattttatattctaaataccaaaaaatacacaattttataaaatatatttttttaaaaaaactactaTTACTAAacgagttttttattttagtttttaaaaaaataaattccaaaaataagaaacaaataggTCCTCgaagtttaatttgaaaaaaaaaaagtccgtTTCCTATTGTTAAAAACTTTGTAATAATCCAATAGTAATAGTTTGTGAATGTTACAAGAAAAACATAATTTCCCCACACGTGTAACTTGTAAGGAACCCTAAACTTTAATTGTTCCTTCGGTCTCTCAGTTGATCAGTTTCTACAGGTTGAACACCTTGAGAAGGGAAACCAATAGATCACATCACAAACGACAAAACTACGAGCAGATCATAACCGATATTTTTCCCAGTCGCAATGCCTCAAATCATGTTTCAggaaataaaaatctaaataaaaCGAAGATGGTCCCAGATCAAACAAGATTTCTCACACAAAAAAGACAATCAAAATGAGAAAACGAAGAGATTTGACGACATTCTGTTTCACCAGCCTCAACTGCCATCCATATATGCCAAATCGTATAAGCATTTTTAAATGGTTCTCAGCAACAGATTCGGATGTATCCATCTACGCTTGTGAAGCTTACAGTTAAGAAAATATACCAGTTATTAGTGTACAAGGAAGACAAGGAGATTATGGCTCTCCATCTTGAAATGCAAATTTGTACCAATAATAAACAATGGTTTACAAACTTCATAATGGTGTTCTCTTTGATTTTACAATTCCAAAATATCATAGTAGGCGAAATGGAACTTGATTTTCCCCTTCTTGCAACCATTAGGAGTTCAAGCCCAAGCTGATCCGTAGTAGTAGCAATCTTTTAGCCAAATTTAATTTCACACTTTCGCATCCAGGAAGGACTGCATCGGATTGTGAGGGAGACAAATTTAGAATATATAGGTGAATGCAAAAAAGTGTGAACaacgaaaaatagaaaacatggaCACTATTCAGTGCAGTGCTAACTGCTAAGTGATGTGATATAT is a genomic window containing:
- the PPCK1 gene encoding phosphoenolpyruvate carboxylase kinase, encoding MYREAAVKKEEYQVLEELGRGRFGTVFRCFHRTSNKFYAAKLIEKRRLLNEDRRCIEMEAKAMSFLSPHPNILQIMDAFEDADSCSIVLELCQPHTLLDRIAAQGPLTEPHAASLLKQLLEAVAHCHAQGLAHRDIKPENILFDEGNKLKLSDFGSAEWLGEGSSMSGVVGTPYYVAPEVIMGREYDEKVDVWSSGVILYAMLAGFPPFYGESAPEIFESVLRANLRFPSLIFSSVSAPAKDLLRKMISRDPSNRISAHQALRHPWILTGALTTATISNFLT